From the genome of Candidatus Defluviilinea proxima:
GTAGGAATCCCCATGCTGGTCAACAATGCCCAAGCGGTCACAAGTCGGGGCGGTAAATTCGTTCTCCTCCGCCCGCAGGAAAGTGTGGCCAGCGTGCTGGAATTGGTCGGCGTTACACAGGTCATCCCCATTTACAACGACCTCCATATGGCCGTTGCCAGCCTAAAATAGAGAGGTTCAACAGCCAAACAAAACTGTTGACAAATTATATATAATTTTGCGGTATAATGACGACATACAAATAGAAAGCGGATACCCCCGCTTTAGGAGCTCAACATGTATACCGCATTACTTTTCATTCTGCCCCTTGCTTTGATCTTGTGGGCTTTGTCCAAAACAACCGAAAAAGTCCTTGCAATTCGACAGGGTCAACGCGAAGAAGGCAAAGAACCGTTCGTTTACCTATAACTATAGGCAAATGCACAACCAAAAAGGCTTCGGATATTCTCCGGAGCCTTTTTCTGTTTAAAGTGAATGGGATGCGGAACTTGCCCGCCTCTTTCTTAACTGGCAGTTGATTTCGGCATGGACGGCTTACCGCCATCTGCCTGCCTGCTCAACATCTTTTGCGTCACCCGCATCTTGATCTCATGCTCCACCCAAAAGCGATTGATCTCCTCGCAGGCGCGTTGACGGGTATACCCGTACTTCACCTGGAGCATTGTGGCGAACCTGTCATACTTGACCTCGGCCTTATCCACACGAACAAGGTCGTGCTCGGCGATCAGATTCCATCGCGCAATAGACTGGCCGCGAATGACCTTTTTCCAGTTCTTATCGAATATTACTTTAGTAATTGCCATGGGAACCTCCTTCACGAATGGCACACGTACAACTTGATATATTATTAGGAGTTCTCATGATTTCGTTTCCGTACATTCGTGCAATTTCCCCAGCAACCAGGTAAAACAAAATTTTCAAACTCGAACTGCATTCATTGTACTACGTCCTGCGCACAAAAGCAGGATTCTCGTTCAGCGAATTACAAAACCGAAATTGACAAACTTGTTACGTCCACGATCCAAGCACATTGACCCGAAAGAATTGCACAAAATCACTCCCGTGCTATACTTGATTCAAGCTCAAGAGTGAACACAAGAAAAGGATTTAATCATGAACAAGAACATTGTCCTTACACTCACAGGACACGACCGGGTCGGGATCGTCAAAGAGATCGCCAATGTGCTGGTTAAACATGGAGGAAATGTAGAGAACAGCCGTATGGCACGCCTCGGCGGGGAATTTGCCATGCTGGCATTAATTGCTCTCGAAGAGAAGGACTTGCCCGCCCTTGAAGCAGATTTTCAAAAGCTACGCGGCGAGGGATTCCAGATCACGCTCCTCCCCACCGAGACTGAACACGCCAAGAAATATGCAGGTTGGCTCCCCTACCAGATCGAAGTGCTGGGCGCGGACCACGAAGGCATCATCTACGAGATCGCTCAACACCTCGCTCAACAAGGCATCAACTTCGAAGACGTGGAGACGACAACCGCTCCCGCCCCCATGAGCGGCACTCCCATCTTCAAGATGCAAGCCACTGTCCTTGTGCCGCCCAACCTACCCTTCAACAAATGGAGCGACGCACTCGAAGAGATCGGCGATAAACTGAATGTCACTGTCGAAGTGACGATGGTGAAGTAAACAGAATGGTCTCAAGGATACAGATCCAAGAGGCCATTTTTTATTCATCAAAACCATAACCTGTTGTTAACAACAAAATGCAGGGATATTAATATAATTGCCCAACATTTCTCAGCGAACAGGTATATACATGGACTTACAGTATAACGAAACGAATGGAACACGCATTATCAAACTGACTGGCAAGCTCGATATTATCGGCACGGGGGCCATCGAAACAAAGTTTGCAGGATACTCCGCAGGAGAACACACTCACATGCTCGTTGATCTTTCCGATGTAGATTTTCTTGCATCCATCGGCATTCGTCTGTTGGTGTTGACTGCCAAATCCATCGCGAGTCGTGGCGGCAAAATGGCGCTGGTCAACCCAACGTCTGATGTGAGAGGCGTGCTGGAAGTGACAGGTATCCCTGCCATCATCCCGATCTATTCCGACTTGGAATCAGCTCAAGCTGGCATTTCATCTGAAAAATTTGCTTAGAACCTTCATAAGCCTAAAGTTATTTTCGATTCGCTCGTAAAAATCAAAAACGGTCTCGCGGACAGTACGTCTCGAGACCGTTTTTGATTTCATTGTTTTGTTCAGCGATTATGCAGGGCGCTTACGCTTGTTCGCATCATTTCCAGGGACACTTGCCTTGCGGGCTTCCTGCTTTACCAAACGATTGTGTTTGCGCTGTCCCTTTGAGGGACGTTTGGGCTTGGTCTTGGTTAT
Proteins encoded in this window:
- a CDS encoding transcriptional regulator, with the protein product MNKNIVLTLTGHDRVGIVKEIANVLVKHGGNVENSRMARLGGEFAMLALIALEEKDLPALEADFQKLRGEGFQITLLPTETEHAKKYAGWLPYQIEVLGADHEGIIYEIAQHLAQQGINFEDVETTTAPAPMSGTPIFKMQATVLVPPNLPFNKWSDALEEIGDKLNVTVEVTMVK
- a CDS encoding STAS domain-containing protein, encoding MKLDYTELESGIRLIKLSGRLDMNGTYSVEVQFVNHCSGGNVRMIVDLSDVSFLSSVGIPMLVNNAQAVTSRGGKFVLLRPQESVASVLELVGVTQVIPIYNDLHMAVASLK
- a CDS encoding STAS domain-containing protein translates to MDLQYNETNGTRIIKLTGKLDIIGTGAIETKFAGYSAGEHTHMLVDLSDVDFLASIGIRLLVLTAKSIASRGGKMALVNPTSDVRGVLEVTGIPAIIPIYSDLESAQAGISSEKFA